A part of Penaeus chinensis breed Huanghai No. 1 chromosome 6, ASM1920278v2, whole genome shotgun sequence genomic DNA contains:
- the LOC125026526 gene encoding very low-density lipoprotein receptor-like: MARVRVVAFISLILACTTRAAAAEASDSEAAKHHSPRPVGTPRNADRSRQHFILVMNGKSKYKKENLILQVNQHMGAGRRFPKKLDRAPPDPECPEGSWFCPGTTVCVSEDQKCDGTEDCPDGSDEASCNYATTPEPILCPVGWLYTCIGNHCVCDTTQCANGFLLCSNETRCIRTTQICDGLAHCTDGSDEENCTVECSDGHVRCGNTAQCILKDSVCDGYSHCPDNSDEENCDPCPESRPYKCNASSKCIKELFLCDGYADCPNNDDEANATCATCPSAKPVRCPSGECISEAWLCDLAAECKDGWDESNCTVCPAMTPFRCNVTGKCMPLVWVCDGESDCSTTQEEDDSDEASCDPCPDFKPNRCADGSACFPDNWRCNEVSDCADGSDERFC; the protein is encoded by the exons ATGGCCAGGGTGAGGGTCGTTGCCTTCATCAGCTTGATTCTG GCATGCACGACGCGCGCCGCGGCGGCCGAGGCCTCAGACTCCGAGGCGGCGAAGCACCACAGTCCAAGGCCCGTGGGAACGCCGAGAAATGCCGACCGGTCGAGACAGcatttcattcttgttatgaATGGGAAAAgcaaatataagaaagagaattTGATACTTCAGGTGAATCAACATATGGGAG ccGGACGCCGATTCCCGAAGAAGCTGGACCGGGCGCCTCCAGACCCAGAGTGTCCGGAAGGGTCCTGGTTCTGCCCCGGTACAACTGTCTGTGTTTCGGAAGATCAA AAATGTGACGGGACGGAGGACTGTCCCGATGGTTCTGACGAAGCTTCTTGCAATTATGCAACAACACCGGAGCCCATTTTGTGTCCAGTAGGCTGGCTGTACACCTGCATAGGCAACCATTGCGTCTGTGATACTACCCAGTGTGCTAATGGGTTCTTGCTCTGCAGTAACGAAACCCGATGCATTAGGACAACACAG ATCTGCGACGGTCTCGCACACTGCACTGATGGCTCAGACGAAGAAAATTGTACTGTGGAGTGTTCAGACGGCCACGTGCGGTGCGGCAATACTGCCCAGTGCATTTTGAAGGA CTCGGTGTGTGATGGGTATTCTCACTGCCCCGACAACAGTGACGAGGAAAACTGTGATCCCTGTCCTGAATCAAGACCTTACAA ATGCAACGCCTCAAGCAAATGCATCAAAGAATTGTTCCTGTGCGATGGATACGCAGACTGTCCGAACAACGACGACGAAGCCAATGCCACGTGCGCCACCTGCCCTTCTGCCAAACCTGTGCGATGTCCTTCTGGCGAGT GCATAAGCGAAGCGTGGCTGTGTGACCTGGCCGCGGAGTGCAAGGACGGCTGGGACGAGTCGAACTGCACCGTCTGCCCCGCCATGACGCCCTTCAG GTGCAACGTTACGGGAAAATGCATGCCTTTAGTATGGGTTTGCGATGGCGAGAGTGACTGTTCCACCACGCAAGAAGAG GACGACTCGGACGAGGCATCCTGCGACCCGTGCCCCGACTTCAAGCCCAACCGGTGCGCAGATGGCTCGGCCTGCTTCCCTGACAACTGGCGCTGCAACGAAGTGAGCGACTGCGCAGATGGCTCGGATGAGAGGTTCtgttag